A region from the Oncorhynchus keta strain PuntledgeMale-10-30-2019 chromosome 5, Oket_V2, whole genome shotgun sequence genome encodes:
- the LOC118378118 gene encoding myeloid-associated differentiation marker-like protein 2, which produces MDPQGGHYLNKAAVLSPLGVARMLQLLLGCTIIALVAHSAGYNHAYGIYCMFVWCFCFAMTLLVFTMDVTRLPCCMPISWDNLTVAFAMLATLMYVAASVVYPVYFLRSQCSKSDGGCEVRNYRIAVTVCSSFCCFAYAAEVFLTRAKPGHVVGYMATMSGLLKVVQAFVACIIFGALANGSEYNRHIPTHYCVVVYSLCFSITVVVIAVTVSGKASALPLRFPFDRFVIIYTFLATLLYLSAALVWPIFSFDRKYGTPGRPDGCPWENCPWDSKLVVAVFTHVNMVLYFSDLIYSQRIRFVSHSAA; this is translated from the coding sequence ATGGACCCCCAAGGCGGACACTACCTGAACAAGGCGGCAGTGCTGTCTCCTCTAGGAGTGGCCCGTATGCTCCAGCTCCTCCTGGGCTGCACCATCATAGCCCTGGTGGCTCACAGCGCCGGATACAACCACGCCTATGGTATCTACTGCATGTTTGTGTGGTGCTTCTGCTTCGCCATGACCCTGCTGGTGTTCACCATGGATGTGACACGCCTCCCCTGCTGCATGCCCATTTCCTGGGACAACCTCACTGTGGCGTTCGCCATGCTCGCCACACTCATGTATGTCGCCGCCTCCGTCGTCTACCCCGTCTACTTCCTGCGCTCTCAGTGCTCCAAGTCGGACGGGGGCTGCGAGGTGCGCAACTACCGCATCGCTGTCACCGTGTGCTCCAGTTTCTGCTGCTTCGCCTACGCGGCTGAGGTGTTCCtaacccgggccaaacccggccaTGTGGTGGGCTACATGGCCACTATGTCAGGCCTGCTCAAGGTGGTCCAAGCCTTCGTGGCCTGCATTATATTCGGGGCTCTGGCCAACGGCAGCGAGTACAACCGCCACATCCCCACTCATTACTGCGTGGTGGTCTACAGCCTGTGCTTCTCCATCACCGTGGTCGTGATCGCTGTGACCGTGTCGGGAAAAGCCTCGGCTCTGCCCCTGCGTTTCCCCTTCGACCGCTTCGTGATCATCTACACGTTCCTGGCGACGCTGCTGTACCTGAGCGCCGCCCTGGTGTGGCCCATCTTTAGCTTCGACAGGAAGTATGGCACGCCGGGTCGCCCCGACGGCTGTCCCTGGGAGAACTGTCCCTGGGACAGCAAGCTGGTGGTGGCGGTGTTCACCCATGTCAACATGGTGCTGTACTTCAGCGACCTAATCTACTCCCAGAGGATCCGCTTTGTCTCCCACTCTGCTGCCTGA